The Deinococcus metalli genome includes a window with the following:
- a CDS encoding exopolysaccharide biosynthesis polyprenyl glycosylphosphotransferase, translated as MLAPLDSGWLTLIVVVWLLGASVLHLLPDWGMSPPTQLERLSKLMGVVFVTTAAAMYISHDTPMTFHLLLLASLPLALVLIVLTRSMLKSALIRWNVWGVPVVVYGGAVTGSMVIDALRANPGYGYRPVAIFDDNAALEGTAIHSVPVVGGTGSTLDVPVAILAMPGMQRQRLVEMLEGPLATYPKVILIPDLFEVESMWAQTRDFGGVMGLEIARNLLNGSAQMVKRGLDIVLVSLSAPLWLPVCVLLGGLIWLEDRTRPVFFQQRVGFRDQPFTAWKFRTMVPDAEAVLQQKLSADPELRAEWEANYKLRNDPRITRIGRLLRRTSLDELPQLINVLRGDMSLVGPRPLPKYHHDQLTTQTQHLRTLVHPGMTGLWQVSGRSEAGNLGMERWDPYYVRNWSIWLDIYILIRTFSVVVKGSGAY; from the coding sequence ATGCTCGCTCCGCTCGACTCCGGGTGGCTGACCCTCATCGTGGTGGTGTGGCTGCTGGGTGCCAGCGTGCTGCACCTGCTGCCGGACTGGGGCATGTCGCCCCCCACCCAGCTTGAGCGGCTGTCCAAGCTGATGGGCGTCGTGTTCGTCACCACGGCCGCCGCGATGTATATCAGTCATGACACCCCGATGACCTTCCACCTGCTGCTGCTGGCGTCCCTGCCACTCGCCCTGGTGCTGATCGTCCTGACCCGCTCGATGCTGAAGTCCGCGCTGATCCGCTGGAACGTGTGGGGTGTGCCGGTCGTCGTGTACGGCGGCGCCGTGACGGGCAGCATGGTGATCGACGCGCTGCGCGCCAATCCCGGCTACGGCTACCGTCCGGTCGCGATCTTCGACGACAACGCCGCGCTCGAGGGCACCGCCATCCACTCCGTGCCGGTGGTGGGCGGCACCGGCAGCACGCTGGACGTGCCAGTGGCGATCCTGGCCATGCCCGGCATGCAGCGCCAGCGCCTCGTCGAGATGCTCGAAGGCCCGCTGGCGACCTACCCCAAAGTCATCCTGATCCCGGACCTGTTCGAGGTCGAGAGCATGTGGGCACAGACCCGCGACTTCGGCGGCGTGATGGGACTGGAGATCGCCCGCAACCTCCTCAACGGGTCTGCGCAGATGGTCAAGCGCGGCCTCGACATCGTGCTCGTCTCCCTGAGCGCGCCGCTGTGGCTGCCCGTGTGCGTGCTGCTCGGCGGCCTGATCTGGCTCGAGGACCGGACCCGGCCCGTGTTCTTCCAGCAGCGCGTGGGCTTCCGCGACCAGCCCTTCACGGCGTGGAAGTTCCGCACCATGGTCCCGGACGCCGAGGCGGTGCTGCAGCAGAAACTATCCGCAGACCCCGAACTGCGCGCAGAATGGGAAGCCAACTACAAACTGCGGAACGACCCGCGCATCACCCGGATCGGTCGCCTGCTGCGCCGCACCAGCCTGGACGAGCTGCCGCAGCTGATCAATGTGCTGCGCGGCGACATGTCACTGGTCGGCCCGCGGCCCCTGCCCAAGTACCACCACGATCAGCTCACCACGCAGACCCAGCATCTGCGCACGCTGGTGCACCCGGGCATGACGGGCCTGTGGCAGGTGTCTGGCCGCTCCGAGGCCGGCAACCTGGGCATGGAACGCTGGGATCCGTACTACGTCCGGAACTGGTCGATCTGGCTCGACATCTACATCCTGATCCGCACCTTCAGCGTCGTCGTCAAGGGCTCCGGTGCATACTGA
- a CDS encoding glycosyltransferase family 4 protein has product MNQASGPRKLSVLQIITHLELGGAEEVAISLAEALHEEVDFTFFIVQGGDRSEIGRDFYLRLQALRIPVYLGTVVPMKMGGAMVSGFKLNRLIRRLRPDIVHLHTEIPETTFACATLFGLPDQLEVVRTIHNTSLWPAWAQIGAWAERRLAGARVAAVSRGGLDGLKRFQDAYGLPRTDETRAQIIYAGVSKDTGPRPTPPAANASGPVRVLFAGRLELQKGVDLMPAIVERASRLTVRPVAFHIAGSGTYAPQLREWAERQHTGWDVTVGPPIPNLAGYLHEGRHDLVFMPSRFEGLSLVAVESLLAGVPLVTTRIDGLKEIFQSDYPLLAEPEDVDGLADVLAQAINDGDAALHAAQVHRASVMDRFSQTGMGRHYLQLYRRAVVNPAT; this is encoded by the coding sequence GTGAATCAGGCGTCCGGGCCACGTAAGCTCTCGGTTCTGCAGATCATCACGCACCTGGAACTGGGCGGCGCCGAGGAAGTGGCCATCTCGCTGGCCGAGGCGCTGCACGAGGAGGTCGACTTCACCTTCTTCATCGTGCAGGGCGGAGACCGCAGCGAGATCGGGCGCGACTTCTACCTGCGGTTGCAGGCGCTGCGAATCCCCGTGTACCTCGGTACGGTCGTGCCCATGAAGATGGGCGGCGCCATGGTCTCCGGCTTCAAGCTCAACCGGTTGATCCGGCGGCTCCGCCCCGATATCGTCCACCTGCACACCGAGATTCCCGAAACGACCTTTGCCTGCGCGACCCTCTTCGGCCTGCCTGACCAGCTAGAAGTGGTGCGGACGATCCACAACACGTCCCTGTGGCCGGCATGGGCACAGATCGGAGCGTGGGCTGAGCGCCGTCTGGCCGGCGCGCGGGTGGCCGCGGTCTCCCGTGGCGGCCTGGACGGGCTCAAACGCTTTCAGGATGCCTATGGACTGCCGCGGACGGACGAGACCCGGGCGCAGATCATCTACGCCGGCGTGTCCAAGGACACCGGTCCTCGGCCGACACCTCCCGCCGCAAACGCGTCCGGGCCGGTGCGCGTGCTCTTCGCCGGGCGTCTGGAACTGCAGAAGGGCGTGGACCTGATGCCGGCCATCGTCGAGAGGGCCAGTCGGCTCACCGTCCGGCCCGTCGCCTTCCATATCGCGGGCAGCGGCACCTATGCGCCGCAGCTCCGCGAGTGGGCAGAGCGCCAGCACACGGGCTGGGACGTCACGGTCGGCCCGCCCATCCCGAACCTCGCCGGCTATCTCCACGAGGGTCGCCACGATCTGGTCTTCATGCCGTCCCGATTCGAGGGCCTGTCGCTGGTCGCCGTCGAGTCGCTGCTGGCTGGCGTTCCCCTGGTGACCACACGCATCGACGGGCTGAAGGAGATCTTTCAGAGTGACTACCCGCTGCTTGCCGAGCCAGAGGATGTCGACGGCCTGGCGGACGTGCTGGCGCAGGCCATCAATGATGGGGACGCTGCGCTCCACGCGGCTCAGGTCCACAGGGCGTCGGTCATGGACCGCTTCAGCCAGACGGGCATGGGCCGGCATTACCTGCAGCTGTACCGGCGTGCGGTGGTGAATCCCGCGACGTGA
- a CDS encoding glycosyltransferase family 4 protein, with amino-acid sequence MKILLVHNYYQQPGGEDVVFRAEATLLRDAGHDVEEYTVSNMEIGQQGKAGVAARTVWNAAAARTLNRMVRSGQHDIVHFHNTFPLLSPAVYGAARAAGAATVQTLHNYRIVCASALLFRDGHVCESCLGRLPVPAVRHRCYRDSVGASATVAAMQVAHRVLGTYRRDVDAYVALTEFARDKFIQGGLPATRLHVKPNFIDPDPGAGPGGGGYALFVGRLTEEKGVQTLLDAWRRIGTALPLKVLGSGPLVGDVEQAAGSVPGVTYLGQRGREEVMALAARAECLIFPSRWYEGFPMTIVESLAVGLPVIASRIGAMEQLIQDGVNGMHFEPGNADDLVRAVQSFLAGDRPRMRNAARETFVKHYTSAENLRQLMYIYGQARKAGGATE; translated from the coding sequence GTGAAGATCCTGCTCGTCCACAATTACTACCAGCAGCCCGGCGGGGAGGACGTGGTCTTCCGTGCAGAAGCCACCCTGCTGCGCGATGCCGGGCATGACGTCGAGGAATACACCGTCAGCAACATGGAGATCGGTCAGCAGGGCAAGGCGGGCGTGGCGGCCCGGACGGTCTGGAATGCCGCGGCGGCCCGCACGCTGAACCGCATGGTGCGTAGCGGGCAGCACGACATCGTCCACTTCCACAACACCTTCCCTCTGCTGTCACCGGCAGTGTATGGAGCGGCGCGAGCGGCCGGGGCCGCGACCGTACAGACCCTGCACAACTACAGGATCGTCTGCGCCAGTGCGCTGCTGTTCCGCGACGGCCACGTCTGCGAGTCGTGCCTCGGCCGGCTGCCTGTGCCGGCCGTCCGCCACCGGTGTTACCGGGATAGCGTGGGCGCCTCTGCCACGGTGGCGGCCATGCAGGTCGCTCACCGCGTCCTGGGAACGTATCGCCGGGACGTGGACGCCTACGTCGCCCTCACGGAGTTTGCCCGCGACAAGTTCATTCAGGGTGGTCTTCCTGCGACCCGCCTGCACGTGAAGCCGAACTTCATCGATCCGGACCCGGGCGCTGGTCCCGGCGGCGGTGGGTACGCGCTGTTCGTCGGCCGCCTGACCGAGGAAAAGGGCGTGCAGACCCTGCTCGACGCGTGGCGCCGCATCGGTACGGCCCTGCCCCTCAAGGTGCTGGGCAGCGGCCCGCTGGTCGGGGACGTCGAGCAGGCCGCCGGCAGTGTGCCGGGAGTGACCTATCTGGGTCAGCGCGGCCGGGAGGAGGTCATGGCGCTGGCCGCCCGGGCCGAGTGTCTGATCTTCCCGTCCAGATGGTACGAAGGGTTTCCGATGACCATCGTCGAGTCGCTGGCGGTCGGCCTGCCGGTCATCGCCAGCCGTATCGGCGCGATGGAGCAGCTCATTCAGGATGGCGTGAACGGCATGCACTTTGAGCCCGGGAACGCCGACGACCTGGTCCGGGCCGTACAGTCTTTCCTGGCCGGCGACCGACCCCGCATGAGGAACGCGGCGCGTGAGACCTTCGTGAAGCATTACACCAGTGCCGAGAACCTGCGCCAGCTCATGTATATTTACGGGCAAGCCAGGAAAGCAGGTGGCGCAACGGAGTGA